GGCCGGCGGAGGACTCAGGGGCCGGCGGAACTCGTACCGGCGGAACTCAGAGGTAGGGGCCCGAGCGGGCCGGGCCGCCGTGGAGGGACTCGTCGTCGGTGGGGGCACCCGGCGGAAGGGCACGGCGCATCTGCTCCAGCTGGGCGCGGGCCGCCATCTGCTGGGCGAACAGCGCCGTCTGGATCCCGTGGAACAGTCCCTCGAGCCAGCCGACCAGCTGGGCCTGGGCGATACGCAGCTCGGCCTCCGACGGCACCACCTCGTCGGTGAACGGGAGGGACAGCCGCTCCAGCTCCTCGACGAGCTCCGGTGCCAGCCCCTCTTCGAGCTCCTTCACCGAGCTCGAGTGGATCTCCTTCAGCCGGACCCGGCTCGCCTCGTCCAGAGGTGCCGCCCGCACTTCCTCCAGCAGCTGCTTGATCATGCTGCCGATCCGCATGACCTTCGCAGGCTGTTCGACCATCTCCGTCACCGGCACCTCGCGAGCGTCGCCGTCACCATCACCGCCGCCAAGCGCCATCCCGTTCTGTCCCACGATCAGGACCGGGGGGCTCTCCTGCGACCGTTCACTCCTCGGCATCTCCATGCCGTCCATTCTCTCGCACATACGGTTCACCCCACGGTGTGCCCCCGCACCGAGTTGATCCACCCTGATGCGGGGGCACGATTTCGCCCTACCGGTCCCGAAGGAGGTCAGGCC
The Streptomyces tirandamycinicus DNA segment above includes these coding regions:
- a CDS encoding bacterial proteasome activator family protein — protein: MEMPRSERSQESPPVLIVGQNGMALGGGDGDGDAREVPVTEMVEQPAKVMRIGSMIKQLLEEVRAAPLDEASRVRLKEIHSSSVKELEEGLAPELVEELERLSLPFTDEVVPSEAELRIAQAQLVGWLEGLFHGIQTALFAQQMAARAQLEQMRRALPPGAPTDDESLHGGPARSGPYL